The following are encoded together in the Planctobacterium marinum genome:
- a CDS encoding ATP-binding protein, translating to MRVESAKYNKPILPEHNGNPLIEALPPKLPWQEVMNKLSNYPDYAEDIAEHPDPLVREEYLMRIKELRQPLEEYQECFRAVERAIKVGYSARNPHSPTTIQYMHYNIDELPEITPVTGNFIPKGDGLTLIGDSGIGKSTMIEQVLNYFPSIIVHKKHDGKEVPFKHQVVSLKVDCPHSSSVRDLCEEILSALDLVLGRELTKPEAYIGSLTRQIEQHIKTCQLGILVIDEMQNLQFKKTGGENKLLNYIHRLVNKLGIPIFFIANPPFDESLVTALKAARRAESGYFKKLKVLDAEDQSWRAFIDALWNYQWTNPYTELSDTLARKLHELTCGNIDMAARTYTEAQRLLIGSDDETITETSLETAYNVACGLSKSTSEIIAQKTSSTLPSGPVRNSRIAKQNSSKKKTDKTGDITKPQHPEFAAQITTLLKDVDLASKIADPDKIQSALLDDNPLNRLATTGVLMSDPLAELG from the coding sequence ATGAGAGTTGAATCAGCTAAATACAATAAGCCTATTCTACCTGAACACAATGGCAACCCCCTGATTGAAGCGCTACCGCCAAAACTCCCATGGCAGGAAGTCATGAATAAGTTAAGCAACTATCCTGACTATGCGGAAGATATTGCTGAACACCCCGATCCGCTTGTACGAGAAGAATACCTTATGAGAATTAAGGAACTCAGGCAGCCTCTTGAGGAATATCAAGAGTGTTTTCGTGCAGTAGAAAGGGCAATCAAAGTTGGCTATTCAGCAAGGAATCCACATAGCCCAACCACAATACAGTACATGCACTATAACATTGATGAGCTACCAGAAATCACGCCTGTTACAGGTAATTTCATTCCAAAGGGCGATGGATTAACGTTAATTGGCGATAGTGGTATAGGCAAAAGCACAATGATTGAGCAAGTATTGAATTACTTCCCGTCAATTATTGTGCATAAAAAGCACGATGGAAAAGAGGTTCCGTTCAAACATCAGGTTGTCTCGTTAAAAGTTGATTGTCCACATTCTTCAAGTGTCAGAGATTTATGCGAAGAAATACTGTCAGCACTGGATTTGGTTCTTGGCAGAGAATTGACAAAACCAGAAGCTTATATTGGTTCATTAACCAGACAGATTGAGCAACATATTAAGACATGTCAGCTTGGTATACTGGTCATCGATGAGATGCAAAATCTCCAATTCAAAAAAACAGGGGGTGAAAATAAGTTATTAAACTACATTCACAGACTGGTCAATAAGTTAGGTATACCTATCTTTTTCATTGCAAACCCGCCATTTGATGAAAGCCTTGTTACTGCGCTCAAAGCTGCTCGGCGCGCAGAGAGTGGGTATTTTAAAAAGCTGAAAGTTTTAGATGCAGAGGATCAATCATGGAGAGCTTTCATTGATGCGTTATGGAACTACCAATGGACTAATCCTTACACTGAACTGTCTGACACGCTCGCGCGAAAATTGCACGAATTGACATGCGGTAATATTGATATGGCCGCCAGAACGTATACTGAAGCTCAGAGACTATTAATAGGATCAGATGACGAAACGATCACAGAGACTTCCTTGGAGACTGCTTATAATGTGGCCTGCGGATTGAGTAAAAGTACTTCAGAGATCATTGCGCAGAAAACAAGCTCAACGCTACCTTCAGGCCCCGTAAGAAATTCACGAATTGCTAAGCAAAACTCTTCCAAGAAAAAAACGGATAAAACCGGGGATATTACTAAACCTCAACATCCTGAGTTTGCTGCTCAAATCACCACTCTATTGAAGGATGTTGATCTGGCCTCAAAAATAGCTGATCCAGACAAAATACAAAGCGCGTTGCTAGACGATAATCCTCTGAATCGTTTGGCAACAACGGGAGTGTTAATGTCGGATCCGCTGGCAGAACTCGGATAA
- a CDS encoding TnsA endonuclease N-terminal domain-containing protein yields MGKIRKLETIEDFSRALKQGYGVGEGANYKPWLRIQDVKSQGGRSTVQGIKTGRQHHFLSTGESELFYLTEFCDSVIDVREQFPIFPITYTQKVAKLLGIKHPTHPISKQPIPITTDQLLTKRNSLKSEPNFHAISVKDESFLENERDGQKQDLERVCWELLGVPFNIYIGGGINAIKSNNIKWITSRLRDEKLSFTEEQISASLNLIRLGRIDLAALYTQFEYSGIAETADAGGLLQYLIFHKFIRVDLSCRIVENGFIYVVDILQTNEDRQHSAAS; encoded by the coding sequence ATGGGGAAGATCAGAAAACTTGAAACGATTGAAGACTTCAGTCGAGCACTTAAGCAAGGATATGGCGTTGGTGAGGGTGCAAATTACAAACCATGGCTGAGAATACAGGACGTCAAATCACAGGGTGGCCGCTCAACTGTCCAAGGTATCAAGACAGGGCGACAACATCACTTTCTTTCAACAGGTGAATCAGAACTTTTCTATCTTACTGAATTTTGCGACAGCGTTATTGACGTCAGAGAACAATTTCCAATATTCCCAATAACCTATACACAGAAAGTGGCGAAATTATTAGGGATAAAACATCCAACCCATCCAATATCAAAGCAACCTATTCCCATAACCACGGACCAGCTTTTAACAAAACGAAATAGTCTAAAAAGTGAACCAAACTTTCATGCAATATCAGTTAAAGACGAGTCTTTTCTTGAGAATGAAAGGGATGGGCAAAAACAGGATCTTGAAAGAGTATGTTGGGAACTACTTGGCGTCCCATTTAATATTTACATTGGCGGTGGTATTAACGCCATAAAAAGCAACAACATTAAATGGATCACATCTCGATTGCGGGACGAAAAATTGTCTTTCACTGAAGAACAAATCTCCGCTTCACTTAATTTAATCCGCTTAGGCCGAATTGATTTAGCAGCCTTGTACACCCAATTTGAATACTCTGGGATCGCAGAAACAGCTGATGCTGGAGGGCTACTTCAATACCTTATATTCCACAAATTTATTCGCGTGGACTTATCATGCAGAATTGTAGAAAACGGCTTTATTTACGTAGTTGACATTTTGCAGACAAATGAAGACAGGCAACACAGTGCAGCTTCTTGA
- a CDS encoding transposase — MKTGNTVQLLENQVWNLKNASPAPHGRYRILAILEEIETLILFPVDDASEHIRPRVLLIPTFMALAKQGNASVADYDLPSNFLVDENDLPVIHRQKMDANYDCIEDLVNDKLFLFDCATKERVRAIAKQAKKVGRDRKELSRLLTLYWRYGQTKISLAPKFHLCGGAGKDKTFTDKANGAKIKPRTLAVKKREKYIVRDKDREIFSKVINTHYLTKNKPTIQDVYDNMLDDHYSDEKLTARAENRLAYLPSLRQFKYFLKKNFEDAEVKKRRTSERDFQQNLRGLMGVSTQRSALPGGAFEIDATVADVHIVSSMNPQMILGRPTIYNVIDRASRLIAGFHVSLYYASWRAARQALANAFLPKSDFCALYGVDIEESEWPCAQLPLELVCDNGEMIGLEPTSKLTPMTQLSFTPPYRPDFKGVVEKRFDILNKKSLHKLMGTTRGGKVVRGERNPQKDAVLTLRELTKILIMEVLDHNMSIFRELAYSSKLLIQHDLEPSPINYWKIHMAKHKTELRACKPSDVIAQLLPSQNVSMTKYGVMYKELYYTSPEIEERKMHSVARTAGQWQLEARIDENTTSYIYVRLDKNGDFVKCKLSGRRDTLDDLPMIEADLMEDWIDDKLEQAKTDDRRKAIRAETEKILKAAYHRKKDAATVPFSQQVKNIKQNRKSEIDQTTNVIDTPPMPEKTSVQTSSKVTSQKKVIPLPQGPKRKNKGEDHES; from the coding sequence ATGAAGACAGGCAACACAGTGCAGCTTCTTGAGAACCAAGTCTGGAATTTGAAGAATGCCAGCCCCGCGCCACATGGACGATACAGAATTCTTGCTATTCTGGAAGAAATCGAAACATTGATACTATTCCCGGTAGATGATGCCAGTGAGCACATTAGACCAAGGGTACTTCTCATACCTACATTCATGGCTCTTGCAAAACAGGGTAACGCAAGTGTTGCTGATTATGATTTGCCCTCCAATTTTTTAGTAGATGAAAATGACTTACCAGTCATTCACCGTCAAAAGATGGATGCTAATTACGATTGTATTGAAGACCTTGTAAACGACAAACTTTTTCTGTTTGACTGCGCGACAAAGGAGCGAGTAAGGGCCATAGCAAAACAAGCTAAAAAAGTTGGACGAGATAGGAAAGAGCTTTCCAGATTACTGACCCTTTATTGGCGATATGGACAAACGAAGATCTCTCTGGCACCAAAGTTCCATTTATGCGGAGGTGCCGGTAAGGACAAAACGTTCACCGATAAGGCCAACGGCGCTAAAATAAAACCTCGCACCTTAGCTGTTAAGAAGCGTGAAAAATATATCGTCAGAGACAAAGACAGGGAAATCTTTAGCAAAGTTATCAATACACATTACCTCACGAAAAATAAGCCCACGATTCAAGATGTCTACGACAATATGCTCGATGACCACTATTCTGATGAGAAATTAACGGCTCGTGCCGAAAACAGGCTTGCTTATTTGCCTTCATTGCGGCAGTTCAAATACTTTCTGAAAAAAAATTTCGAAGATGCAGAAGTCAAGAAGAGACGAACTTCTGAACGCGACTTTCAACAAAATTTGCGCGGATTAATGGGGGTCTCTACACAGCGCAGCGCTCTACCCGGTGGCGCATTTGAAATAGATGCCACCGTTGCAGACGTGCATATAGTCTCCTCCATGAATCCACAAATGATCTTAGGAAGGCCGACTATCTACAACGTTATCGACCGAGCCAGCAGGTTAATTGCTGGATTCCATGTTTCTCTTTATTACGCGTCATGGAGGGCTGCGAGACAAGCGCTAGCAAATGCATTTCTGCCAAAATCAGATTTTTGTGCTCTCTATGGCGTTGATATTGAAGAATCAGAATGGCCATGTGCTCAACTTCCATTGGAACTTGTCTGTGATAACGGTGAGATGATTGGCTTAGAACCAACCTCCAAACTCACACCGATGACACAATTGTCTTTTACTCCTCCCTACAGACCAGATTTTAAAGGAGTTGTAGAAAAACGATTCGATATACTCAATAAGAAGAGCCTGCATAAATTAATGGGTACTACACGAGGCGGAAAAGTTGTAAGAGGGGAAAGAAACCCACAAAAAGATGCTGTTTTGACCTTACGCGAGTTAACCAAAATACTGATTATGGAAGTGTTGGATCACAACATGTCAATCTTCCGGGAGCTGGCCTACTCTTCAAAATTACTAATACAGCATGATCTTGAGCCTTCGCCAATTAACTATTGGAAAATTCACATGGCGAAACACAAAACTGAATTACGGGCGTGTAAGCCAAGTGATGTAATTGCTCAGCTCCTCCCTTCACAAAACGTCAGTATGACTAAATACGGTGTAATGTACAAAGAACTCTATTACACCTCGCCTGAGATAGAAGAACGAAAAATGCACTCTGTGGCCAGAACCGCTGGGCAGTGGCAGCTGGAAGCCCGTATTGACGAAAACACCACCAGTTATATTTACGTTCGTCTGGATAAAAATGGAGATTTCGTGAAATGTAAATTATCTGGCAGGCGAGATACGCTCGATGATCTGCCCATGATAGAAGCAGATTTAATGGAAGACTGGATTGACGATAAATTAGAACAAGCCAAGACGGACGACCGTCGAAAAGCTATCAGAGCAGAAACGGAGAAAATTCTTAAAGCAGCATATCATCGTAAAAAGGATGCAGCTACTGTCCCTTTCAGCCAGCAAGTGAAGAATATCAAGCAAAACAGAAAGTCGGAGATAGATCAAACAACAAATGTAATTGATACTCCGCCCATGCCAGAGAAAACCTCAGTTCAAACGAGTTCGAAAGTGACTTCGCAGAAAAAAGTAATCCCGTTACCTCAAGGCCCGAAAAGAAAAAATAAGGGAGAAGATCATGAGAGTTGA